Proteins encoded together in one Lathamus discolor isolate bLatDis1 chromosome 3, bLatDis1.hap1, whole genome shotgun sequence window:
- the LOC136011271 gene encoding cytochrome P450 26A1 yields MGFSALVASVLCTFLLPLLLFLAAVKLWDLYCVSGRDPSCPLPLPPGTMGLPFFGETLQMVLQRRKFLQMKRRKYGFIYKTHLFGRPTVRVMGAENVRHILLGEHRLVSVQWPSSVRTILGSGCLSNLHNGQHKHRKKVIMQAFSRDALQHYVPVIQEEVSACLARWLGATGPCLLVYPEVKRLMFRIAMRILLGFQPSQASPDGEQQLVAAFEEMIRNLFSLPIDVPFSGLYRGLRARNIIHAKIEENIRAKMARKEPQSGYKDALQLLMEHTQGNGGQLNMQELKESATELLFGGHETTASAATSLIAFLGLHQDVLQKVRKELQVKGLLCSPNQEKQLDMEVLEQLKYTGCVIKETLRLSPPVPGGFRVALKTLELNGYQIPKGWNVIYSICDTHDVADLFTNKEEFNPDRFMSPSPEDSSRFSFIPFGGGLRSCVGKEFAKVLLKIFTVELARSCDWQLLNGPPTMKTGPIVYPVDNLPTKFIGFSGQI; encoded by the exons ATGGGCTTCTCCGCCCTCGTTGCCAGCGTCCTGTGCACcttcctgctgcccctgctgctcTTTCTGGCCGCTGTCAAGCTCTGGGACCTGTACTGCGTGAGCGGCCGCGACCCCAGCTGCCCGCTCCCGCTGCCCCCGGGCACCATGGGGCTCCCCTTCTTCGGGGAGACGctgcagatggtgctgcag AGGCGTAAATTTCTGCAGATGAAGCGCAGGAAATACGGCTTCATCTACAAGACGCACCTATTCGGGCGGCCCACCGTGCGGGTGATGGGAGCCGAGAACGTGCGGCATATCTTGCTGGGCGAGCACCGGCTCGTTTCCGTGCAGTGGCCCTCATCGGTGCGCACCATCCTGGGCTCGGGCTGCCTCTCCAACCTCCACAACGGGCAGCACAAGCACCGCAAAAAG GTGATCATGCAGGCCTTCTCCCGGGACGCCCTGCAGCACTACGTGCCCGTCATCCAGGAGGAGGTGAGTGCCTGCCTGGCGCGGTGGCTGGGTGCCACAGGGCCCTGCCTGCTAGTGTACCCCGAGGTGAAGCGCCTCATGTTTCGCATCGCTATGAGGATCCTCCTGGGCTTCCAGCCCTCTCAGGCCAGCCCCGACGGCGAGCAGCAGCTGGTGGCTGCCTTTGAGGAGATGATCCGCAACCTCTTTTCCCTCCCTATAGATGTGCCTTTCAGCGGGCTCTACCGG GGCTTGCGGGCACGGAACATCATCCATGCCAAGATAGAGGAGAATATCCGTGCCAAGATGGCCCGCAAGGAGCCTCAGAGTGGCTACAAGGATGCGCTGCAGCTGCTTATGGAGCACACACAGGGCAATGGGGGGCAGCTCAACATGCAG GAGCTGAAGGAGTCTGCTACAGAGCTGCTGTTTGGGGGCCACGAAACCACTGCTAGTGCTGCCACGTCACTGATTGCCTTCCTAGGGCTCCACCAAGATGTCCTGCAGAAAGTGaggaaagagctgcaggtgAAG GGGTTACTGTGCAGTCCCAACCAAGAGAAGCAGCTGGACATGGAGGTCTTGGAGCAGCTGAAGTACACAGGCTGTGTCATCAAAGAGACCCTCCGGCTGAGCCCACCTGTTCCTGGAGGATTTCGAGTTGCACTCAAGACCCTTGAGTTAAAT GGTTACCAGATCCCTAAAGGTTGGAATGTTATTTACAGTATCTGCGATACTCATGATGTGGCAGATCTCTTTACCAACAAGGAGGAATTTAACCCGGATCGCTTCATGTCTCCATCTCCAGAGGATTCATCTAGGTTCAGTTTCATTCCTTTTGGTGGCGGCTTGAGGAGCTGCGTGGGCAAAGAGTTTGCAAAAGtccttctgaaaatatttacgGTGGAGTTGGCACGGAGCTGTGACTGGCAGCTGCTGAATGGACCTCCTACAATGAAAACTGGCCCCATAGTGTACCCTGTGGACAACCTGCCTACCAAATTCATAGGTTTCAGTGGCCAAATCTGA
- the LOC136011272 gene encoding cytochrome P450 26C1, whose amino-acid sequence MPVGLSWPEAAALALLALALMVILCRYLWALRWSLSRDRGSALPLPRGSMGWPFFGETLHWLLQGSHFHSSRREKYGNVFKTHLLGRPVVRVTGAENIRKILLGEHTLVSTQWPQSTQIILGSHTLLGSIGDLHRQRRKILARVFSRTALECYLPRIQKVVSWELQGWCMEPGSIAVYSSAKTLTFRIAARILLGLRLEEKQFKDLAKTFEQLVENLFSLPLNIPFSGLRKGIKARNMLHDFMEKAIQEKLQRNNPEDHSDALDFIINSAKEHGKEFTIQELKESAIELIFAAFFTTASASTSLILLLLKHPSVIEKIRQELLSNEMYQQCESCPVEHCLDTLTTQSRDSKRPPTCPMARDAHEDQSQPPGSAEAGSRQPSALPEPAFPQSSPCTGPQLQAPSRQSCCRPSDISLEKLSRLRYLDCVIKEVLRVLPPVSGGYRTALQTFELDGYQIPKGWSVMYSIRDTHETAAVYLSPPGGFDPDRFSATQTEAVGRFHYIPFGGGVRSCIGKDLAQVILKLLAIELVSTARWELATPSYPAMQTVPIVHPVDDGLQLYFHLLQPGQGREG is encoded by the exons ATGCCGGTGGGGCTGTCCTGGCCCGAGGCGGCGGCGCTGGCGCTGCTGGCCCTGGCGCTAATGGTCATCCTGTGCAGGTACCTGTGGGCGCTGCGCTGGAGCCTCAGCCGGGACCGCGGCAGCGCCCTGCCTCTGCCCAGGGGCTCCATGGGCTGGCCCTTCTTTGGGGAGACCCTGCACTGGCTGCTCCAG GGCTCCCACTTCCATAGCTCCCGGAGGGAGAAGTACGGGAACGTCTTCAAGACCCACCTCCTGGGCCGGCCGGTGGTGCGGGTAACTGGTGCTGAGAACATCCGCAAGATCCTGCTGGGCGAGCACACGCTGGTCAGCACACAGTGGCCTCAGAGCACCCAGATCATCCTGGGCTCCCACACCCTGCTCGGCTCCATTGGTGACCTGCACCGCCAGCGCCGCAAG ATCCTGGCCAGAGTGTTCAGCCGCACTGCCCTGGAATGCTATCTGCCACGGATCCAGAAGGTTGtgagctgggagctgcagggctggtgcaTGGAGCCGGGCTCCATCGCAGTTTATTCCTCCGCTAAAACCTTAACTTTCCGCATTGCAGCTCGGATTCTGCTGGGGCTCCGcctggaagaaaagcagttcaAGGACCTGGCCAAAACTTTTGAACAGCTGGTGGAGAACCTCTTCTCCCTGCCCCTCAACATACCCTTCAGTGGGCTGCGCAAG GGAATTAAAGCAAGGAACATGCTACATGACTTTATGGAGAAGGCTATACAGGaaaaactgcagagaaacaaCCCAGAAGATCACAGCGATGCCCTGGATTTCATAATAAACAGTGCCAAGGAGCATGGCAAAGAATTCACCATACAGGAGCTAAAG GAGTCAGCAATCGAGCTcatatttgctgcttttttcacCACGGCTAGTGCCAGCACCTCTCTGATCCTCCTGCTACTGAAGCATCCCTCAGTGATTGAAAAAATAAGGCAGGAGCTGTTGTCCAATGAGATGTACCAGCAGTGTGAGAGCTGCCCTGTGGAACACTGCCTGGACACCCTGACCACCCAGAGCAGAGACAGCAAGAGGCCACCTACCTGCCCCATGGCCAGAGATGCTCATGAGGACCAGAGCCAGCCGCCAGgctcagcagaggcaggttCCCGTCAGCCCAGTGCCCTTCCAGAACCCGCCTTCCCCCAGAGTAGTCCCTGCACTGGTCCCCAGCTCCAGGCACCATCCAGGCAGAGCTGTTGCCGCCCTTCGGatatcagcctggagaagctgagcCGTCTGCGCTACCTGGACTGTGTGATTAAGGAGGTGCTGCGGGTGCTGCCCCCAGTCTCCGGAGGCTACAGGACGGCACTGCAGACTTTCGAGCTAGAT GGCTACCAGATCCCCAAAGGCTGGAGTGTCATGTACAGCATCCGTGACACGCATGAGACAGCTGCCGTCTACCTGAGCCCCCCTGGCGGCTTTGACCCAGACCGCTTCAGTGCCACCCAGACAGAGGCTGTGGGCCGCTTCCACTACATCCCCTTTGGTGGCGGGGTGCGGAGCTGCATCGGCAAGGATCTGGCACAGGTCATTCTTAAGCTGCTGGCCATTGAGCTGGTCAGCACAGCCCGCTGGGAGCTGGCCACCCCCAGCTACCCTGCCATGCAGACTgtgcccattgtgcaccctgTTGATGATGGGCTGCAGCTCTACTTCCACCTCTTGCAGCCTGGCCAGGGCAGAGAGGGGTGA